A single genomic interval of Saccharospirillum mangrovi harbors:
- a CDS encoding peptide ABC transporter ATP-binding protein — protein MTDTQNRPIMQGLGLKQHYSVNQGFMKPKGTVKALDGVNFSVEAGKTLAVVGESGCGKSTLARLLTMIETPTEGALEFDGQDLLKLDAAKRKELRQRIQIIFQNPYGSLNPRKKIGTILEEPLVINTQLSKAERKEKALSLLQKVGLRPEHYDRYPHMFSGGQRQRIAIARGLMMNPKVVVADEPVSALDVSVQAQVLNLMMDLQDELGLAYVFISHDLSVVEHIADDVMVMYLGKVVEYGSTEQIFGNPQHPYTRALLSSTPRIEPEKRIEKIRLTGELPSPLNPPSGCAFHGRCQFANERCSAETPMLKQQDAASTVACFGVDETRLPYLVTA, from the coding sequence ATGACGGACACCCAAAACCGCCCCATCATGCAGGGGCTGGGACTGAAACAGCATTACAGCGTGAACCAGGGTTTTATGAAGCCCAAGGGCACGGTGAAAGCGCTCGACGGCGTGAATTTCTCCGTTGAAGCCGGCAAGACGCTGGCCGTAGTCGGTGAATCCGGTTGCGGTAAATCAACGCTGGCGCGACTGCTGACGATGATCGAAACACCCACCGAAGGCGCGCTCGAATTCGACGGCCAGGATCTGCTGAAACTCGATGCCGCCAAACGCAAAGAATTGCGTCAGCGTATCCAGATTATTTTCCAGAACCCGTACGGCTCGCTGAACCCGCGCAAAAAAATCGGCACCATTTTGGAAGAACCGCTGGTCATCAACACCCAGCTGAGCAAAGCCGAACGCAAGGAAAAAGCGCTCAGCCTGCTGCAAAAAGTCGGTTTACGCCCGGAACATTACGACCGCTACCCGCACATGTTTTCCGGCGGTCAGCGCCAGCGCATCGCCATCGCGCGTGGTTTGATGATGAACCCGAAAGTCGTCGTCGCCGACGAACCGGTATCGGCACTGGACGTATCGGTTCAGGCACAGGTACTGAACCTGATGATGGATTTGCAGGACGAACTGGGCCTGGCTTACGTGTTCATCTCGCACGATCTGTCGGTGGTGGAACACATCGCCGACGACGTCATGGTGATGTACCTGGGCAAGGTGGTGGAATACGGTTCGACCGAGCAGATTTTCGGCAATCCGCAGCATCCGTATACACGGGCGCTGCTGTCGTCAACGCCGCGCATCGAACCGGAAAAACGCATCGAGAAAATTCGCCTGACCGGCGAGTTGCCATCGCCGTTGAACCCGCCATCGGGCTGCGCCTTCCACGGCCGTTGCCAATTTGCGAATGAACGTTGCAGCGCAGAAACGCCGATGTTGAAGCAGCAGGATGCTGCTTCAACCGTGGCGTGTTTCGGCGTGGATGAAACGCGATTGCCGTATTTGGTGACAGCTTAA
- a CDS encoding tetratricopeptide repeat protein — translation MGTPVQLMRPLSVTLLLSLLLALLLAGCVSQPGPSDRLQQQEDRLTPDAEQNAAPAPRSPVDQLRSEALAAQAAGDWDKAAGLLERALRLDSRDADLYAEIAEVRLGQGRFSDAEQIALRGLTVNTGNRERSARLWHAIAQARSGQGNLEGARQARAQACEFGMCE, via the coding sequence ATGGGAACGCCTGTTCAATTGATGCGGCCGTTATCGGTCACATTGTTGTTGTCATTGTTGCTGGCACTGCTGTTGGCCGGCTGCGTCAGCCAGCCCGGCCCGAGCGACCGGCTGCAACAACAGGAAGACCGACTGACGCCGGATGCCGAACAGAACGCCGCACCGGCACCGCGTTCGCCGGTCGATCAACTGCGCAGCGAAGCGCTGGCCGCACAGGCCGCGGGTGATTGGGACAAAGCCGCCGGCTTACTCGAACGGGCGTTGCGACTCGACAGCCGCGACGCCGACCTCTACGCCGAAATTGCCGAAGTGCGGCTGGGCCAGGGCCGTTTCAGCGACGCCGAACAAATCGCCTTGCGAGGATTAACCGTCAACACCGGCAACCGCGAGCGCAGCGCACGGCTGTGGCACGCCATTGCTCAGGCCCGGTCCGGGCAGGGAAATTTGGAAGGCGCACGCCAGGCCAGGGCGCAGGCGTGCGAGTTTGGGATGTGTGAGTAG